The Engystomops pustulosus chromosome 1, aEngPut4.maternal, whole genome shotgun sequence genome has a window encoding:
- the SLC39A3 gene encoding zinc transporter ZIP3, translating into MNLIVAKLLCLLAVFVLMMLGSLLPVKIIETDCEKASRSRRILALCNSFAGGVFLATCFNALLPAVREKFEEVLKIGNINTDYPLAETIMLVGFFLTVFVEQAILTFRKEKPSFIDMETFNAGSDAGSDSEYESPFISSNRGHNLYEGGHSHHSHGLNIQELSNSSPLRLFSLVFALSAHSVFEGLALGLQEQGDELLSLFIGVVIHETLVAVALGVSMAKINILLRDAAKMAVLVSIMIPIGIAIGMAIQSAQNLASGIASALLQGIAGGTFLFVAFFEILAKELEDKHDRLLKVLFLVLGYTVLAGLVFFKW; encoded by the exons ATGAATCTCATAGTGGCAAAGCTGCTGTGCTTGCTGGCTGTGTTTGTGCTGATGATGTTGGGTTCTCTGCTGCCTGTGAAGATTATAGAGACAGACTGTGAGAAGGCTTCTCGCTCACGGAGAATCCTTGCCTTGTGCAATTCTTTTGCTGGAGGAGTATTCTTGGCCACTTGCTTCAATGCACTTCTACCTGCAGTGAGAGAAAAG TTTGAGGAGGTCCTTAAGATTGGGAATATCAACACAGATTACCCACTGGCAGAGACTATAATGCTGGTTGGATTCTTTCTGACAGTCTTTGTGGAGCAGGCTATTCTCACCTTCAGGAAAGAGAAGCCGTCTTTCATTGACATGGAAACCTTCAATGCGGGATCTGATGCTGGCAGCGACTCCGAATATGAAAGCCCCTTTATATCTTCTAACAGGGGCCATAATTTATATGAAGGTGGCCATAGTCACCACTCTCATGGCTTAAATATCCAAGAGCTGTCCAATTCCAGTCCTCTTCGACTCTTCAGCTTGGTGTTTGCACTCTCTGCCCACTCTGTCTTTGAGGGCCTGGCACTTGGCTTGCAGGAGCAGGGTGATGAACTACTCAGCCTTTTCATTGGTGTGGTAATTCATGAGACGTTAGTCGCTGTGGCTCTTGGAGTCAGCATGGCCAAGATAAACATTCTTCTTCGAGATGCAGCCAAGATGGCTGTACTTGTGAGCATCATGATTCCCATTGGCATAGCTATTGGAATGGCGATTCAGAGTGCTCAAAATTTGGCCAGCGGCAttgcctctgctcttctccaggGAATCGCAGGAGGAACATTTTTGTTTGTTGCATTTTTTGAAATTTTAGCAAAGGAACTGGAAGATAAACATGATCGATTATTGAAAGTCCTTTTCCTGGTTCTTGGATACACAGTTCTAGCAGGACTTGTCTTTTTCAAATGGTAA